The following coding sequences are from one Wenzhouxiangella sp. AB-CW3 window:
- a CDS encoding Glu/Leu/Phe/Val family dehydrogenase produces MSDTKFARGGMSFRESVEHTVDQAIGIMDLDPGIGNALKTCQSVIQISFPVEINGKAEIFTGWRATHSDHRLPSKGGIRYAPIVDQDEVEALAALMTYKCAIVDVPFGGSKGGLCVDPRKYERHQLEAITRRFARELIGKGYLSPAKNVPAPDMGTGPREMGWMTDTYRQLFPDDINYMGAVTGKPVEHGGVRGRHEATGRGVKYALREFFRHGDEVRRAGLDGDLGGKRVIVQGLGNVGYHAAHFLQTEDDCIIIGIIERDGAIINEDGLDVASVQEYMKENDGIRGYPDATFEKDGASVLTADCDILIPAALEGVITTDNADEIQAHLIAEAANGPVTYEADERLRKRGVEIIPDAYCNAGGVIVSYFEWIRNLNHVRFGRMEKRFHEARGRHIISAIELTTNTTVPDWLREEIAQGANEFDLVRSGLDDTMRLAMQEIIEKRRSNERIHDYRMAAYVIAIEKIARSYLDIGY; encoded by the coding sequence ATGAGTGATACCAAGTTTGCCCGCGGCGGTATGAGTTTTCGCGAGAGCGTCGAGCACACGGTCGACCAGGCTATCGGCATCATGGATCTGGACCCTGGCATCGGCAATGCTCTCAAGACCTGTCAGAGCGTCATCCAGATCTCGTTTCCGGTCGAAATCAACGGCAAGGCGGAAATCTTCACAGGCTGGCGCGCCACCCACAGCGACCACCGCCTGCCCTCGAAAGGTGGCATTCGCTATGCCCCCATCGTCGACCAGGACGAAGTAGAAGCACTGGCGGCACTGATGACCTACAAGTGCGCCATCGTGGATGTTCCGTTTGGCGGCTCGAAAGGCGGCCTGTGCGTGGACCCGCGCAAGTACGAACGCCACCAGCTCGAAGCCATCACAAGGCGATTCGCCCGCGAACTCATCGGCAAGGGATATCTCAGCCCGGCCAAGAACGTGCCGGCCCCGGACATGGGCACCGGGCCGCGCGAGATGGGCTGGATGACCGACACCTACCGTCAGCTCTTCCCCGATGACATCAACTACATGGGAGCAGTGACCGGAAAACCGGTCGAACACGGTGGCGTGCGTGGACGTCACGAGGCCACCGGACGCGGCGTGAAGTATGCGCTCAGGGAGTTCTTCAGGCACGGTGACGAAGTCCGCCGTGCCGGACTGGACGGCGACCTCGGCGGCAAACGGGTCATCGTGCAGGGCCTGGGTAATGTCGGTTACCACGCCGCCCATTTCCTGCAGACCGAAGACGACTGCATCATCATCGGCATCATCGAGCGCGATGGTGCCATCATCAACGAAGACGGGCTCGATGTCGCATCAGTCCAAGAGTACATGAAAGAAAACGACGGCATCCGGGGCTATCCGGATGCAACCTTCGAAAAGGACGGGGCGAGTGTTCTGACAGCAGACTGTGACATCCTCATTCCGGCAGCCCTGGAAGGTGTCATCACCACCGACAACGCCGATGAAATTCAGGCCCATCTGATTGCCGAAGCCGCCAATGGCCCGGTGACCTACGAGGCCGATGAACGGCTGCGCAAGCGAGGCGTAGAGATCATCCCCGACGCCTACTGCAATGCCGGCGGTGTCATCGTGTCGTATTTCGAGTGGATCCGGAACCTCAATCATGTGCGATTCGGCCGGATGGAGAAGCGCTTTCACGAAGCACGTGGACGCCACATCATTTCGGCCATTGAGTTGACCACCAACACCACGGTTCCCGACTGGCTGCGCGAAGAAATTGCCCAGGGTGCCAATGAGTTCGACCTGGTGCGCTCCGGCCTCGATGACACCATGCGCCTTGCCATGCAGGAAATCATCGAGAAGCGCCGCAGCAACGAAAGAATCCACGACTACCGCATGGCAGCCTACGTCATTGCCATCGAGAAGATTGCGCGGTCCTACCTGGATATCGGCTATTGA
- the can gene encoding carbonate dehydratase, with the protein MPTLSDLLENNRQWAEAVTAEDPDFFKRLAGQQKPEFLWIGCSDSRVPANQIVGMQPGEVFVHRNVANLVVHCDMNLLAVLQFAVEYLKVRHVIVCGHYGCGGVQAALEDRRLGLIDNWLRPIRQLALDHAAELDDLPEDQRLNRLCELNVKRQAINLARTTVVQAAWEREQPLSIHGWIYAIGDGRLKDLGPVYRSMEDLA; encoded by the coding sequence ATGCCGACACTTTCCGATCTGCTCGAGAACAATCGTCAATGGGCCGAGGCGGTGACCGCCGAGGATCCGGATTTCTTCAAACGCCTGGCCGGGCAGCAGAAACCGGAGTTTCTATGGATCGGCTGTTCCGACAGTCGCGTCCCGGCCAATCAGATCGTCGGCATGCAGCCTGGCGAGGTGTTCGTTCATCGCAATGTCGCCAACCTGGTGGTGCACTGTGACATGAACCTGCTGGCGGTGCTGCAGTTTGCCGTGGAGTACCTCAAGGTGCGTCATGTCATCGTCTGCGGCCATTACGGCTGTGGTGGCGTGCAGGCGGCACTGGAGGACCGGCGCCTGGGGCTGATCGACAACTGGCTGCGGCCCATCCGGCAACTGGCGCTGGATCATGCCGCCGAACTCGATGACCTGCCTGAAGATCAGCGCCTGAACAGGCTGTGCGAACTCAATGTGAAACGACAGGCCATCAACCTGGCACGAACCACCGTCGTGCAGGCGGCCTGGGAACGGGAACAGCCGCTGAGCATCCATGGCTGGATCTATGCCATCGGTGATGGCCGGCTAAAGGATCTCGGGCCCGTCTATCGCTCGATGGAGGATCTGGCCTGA
- the xth gene encoding exodeoxyribonuclease III, giving the protein MKIASWNVNSLKVRLEHVLEWLDHHRPDVLGLQETKLTDDKFPVEPLAELGYHVAFAGQPTYNGVALISRHELLDVQTEIPDFPDEQKRVIAATVDDVRVINLYVVNGKEVGSDKYDYKLAWLDAVNKWVADELSRHPKTVVMGDFNIAPDDRDVYDPEAWHEKILCSTPEREALKGMLDLGLHDSFRLFDQPESVFSWWDYRAAAFRRGMGLRIDLVLCSDALKETCSASYVDKEPRKLERPSDHAPAVAEFS; this is encoded by the coding sequence ATGAAAATCGCAAGCTGGAACGTCAATTCGCTGAAAGTCAGGCTGGAACACGTACTGGAATGGCTCGACCACCACCGTCCCGACGTGCTCGGCCTGCAGGAAACCAAGCTCACCGACGACAAGTTTCCGGTCGAGCCACTGGCCGAGCTTGGCTACCATGTCGCCTTTGCCGGTCAACCGACCTACAACGGCGTGGCCCTGATCAGCCGTCACGAACTGCTGGACGTGCAAACGGAAATCCCGGATTTCCCCGACGAGCAGAAACGGGTGATTGCCGCCACCGTCGACGATGTACGGGTGATCAATCTCTACGTGGTCAACGGCAAGGAAGTCGGCTCGGACAAGTACGACTACAAGCTGGCCTGGCTGGACGCGGTCAACAAATGGGTCGCCGACGAACTCTCGCGTCACCCGAAAACCGTGGTCATGGGAGACTTCAATATCGCCCCGGACGACCGCGACGTCTACGATCCCGAAGCCTGGCACGAAAAGATTCTGTGCTCCACCCCCGAGCGCGAGGCGCTCAAGGGCATGCTCGACCTGGGCCTGCACGATTCCTTTCGTCTGTTTGACCAGCCTGAAAGCGTGTTTTCCTGGTGGGATTACCGCGCCGCCGCCTTCCGGCGGGGCATGGGCCTGAGAATCGACCTGGTACTGTGTTCGGATGCACTGAAAGAGACTTGCTCGGCCAGCTACGTCGACAAAGAACCGCGCAAGCTCGAACGACCCTCCGATCACGCCCCGGCCGTGGCCGAATTTTCCTGA
- a CDS encoding lytic transglycosylase F, whose product MTLPWTVLRLFCAALVFAVLVACSPDDEGAAPQPSDPDPVDELIELADPLLGRWSGDLEGMIERRQIRVLVPYSRTFYFLDERGSQRGLSFEFMEAFEDFLNEQLGRGHQRVNVIFVPVTRDRLIPWLRDGRGDVIAANLTVTPTRQRQVLFSEPWSRGIDEVLVSGPSAEPVETTDDLAGRTVYVRPHSSYFESLERLNRSFSQRGLERMRLEPAPGHFETGDVLEMVAAGLIDHAVADDYLARLWEQALPDLQVHENIVLRQGAEMAFAVHPESQQLKVKLDEFLRNHRAGTLFGNVTFRRYLENTRWVLEEGRDEAVARFAELADLFREYGDEYDLDWLMLIAQGYQESRLDQSARSPAGAIGVMQLLPTTGAEMGVGDITELENNIHAGARYVRWMIDRYYADAPMDEDNKLLFALASYNAGPRRVREMRREAERVGLDPNIWFDNVETIAARVIGRETVQYVSNIYKYYIAFRLVSRQQRLEVPIIEG is encoded by the coding sequence ATGACGCTGCCGTGGACAGTCTTGCGACTATTCTGCGCGGCGCTGGTCTTTGCCGTGCTGGTGGCTTGTTCCCCCGATGACGAGGGGGCGGCCCCGCAACCGTCCGATCCCGATCCTGTCGACGAACTGATCGAATTGGCCGACCCGCTGCTCGGTCGGTGGAGTGGTGATCTGGAGGGCATGATCGAGCGACGTCAGATCCGCGTGCTCGTTCCCTACAGCCGCACGTTCTATTTCCTGGACGAACGCGGCAGTCAGCGCGGGCTGTCGTTCGAGTTCATGGAAGCTTTCGAGGACTTTCTCAACGAGCAGCTTGGCCGCGGGCACCAGCGCGTCAATGTCATCTTCGTTCCGGTCACCCGCGATCGTCTGATTCCGTGGTTGCGCGATGGCCGGGGTGATGTGATCGCCGCCAACCTCACGGTCACTCCCACGCGCCAGCGCCAGGTGCTGTTCAGCGAACCGTGGTCGCGCGGTATCGATGAAGTGCTGGTTTCCGGCCCGTCGGCCGAGCCGGTCGAAACCACCGACGACCTGGCTGGCCGCACCGTCTACGTGCGGCCGCACAGCAGCTACTTCGAAAGCCTGGAGCGGCTCAACCGCAGCTTTTCCCAGCGCGGGCTTGAGCGTATGCGCCTGGAGCCGGCCCCGGGCCACTTCGAGACCGGTGATGTGCTGGAGATGGTGGCGGCCGGCCTGATCGATCATGCGGTTGCCGACGACTACCTGGCGCGACTGTGGGAGCAGGCGCTGCCCGATCTGCAAGTGCACGAGAACATCGTGCTGCGCCAGGGTGCCGAGATGGCCTTCGCCGTGCATCCGGAAAGCCAGCAGCTCAAGGTCAAGCTCGATGAGTTCCTGCGCAATCATCGTGCCGGTACGCTGTTTGGCAACGTCACTTTCCGACGCTACCTGGAAAACACCCGCTGGGTGCTGGAAGAGGGCCGCGATGAGGCCGTGGCCCGTTTTGCCGAGCTGGCCGACCTGTTTCGCGAGTATGGCGACGAATACGATCTTGATTGGCTGATGCTGATCGCCCAGGGTTACCAGGAGTCCCGGCTCGATCAGTCGGCACGATCCCCGGCCGGGGCGATCGGCGTGATGCAGCTATTGCCCACGACCGGAGCCGAGATGGGGGTGGGTGACATTACCGAGCTGGAAAACAATATTCATGCCGGGGCGCGCTACGTGCGCTGGATGATCGACCGGTACTATGCCGACGCCCCCATGGACGAAGACAACAAGCTGCTGTTTGCGCTGGCTTCGTACAATGCCGGTCCGCGGCGGGTGCGTGAAATGCGCCGCGAGGCCGAGCGTGTCGGCCTGGATCCGAATATCTGGTTCGACAACGTCGAAACCATTGCCGCCCGGGTCATCGGCCGCGAAACCGTGCAGTACGTGTCCAACATTTACAAGTACTACATTGCCTTCCGACTGGTCAGCCGCCAGCAACGGCTGGAAGTGCCCATCATCGAGGGGTGA
- the grxD gene encoding Grx4 family monothiol glutaredoxin: MTLDPAVRDRIEQQIASHRYVLYMKGTPKMPQCGFSARVAGMIDQLLDGDYAAYNVLEDDSIREGIKVYGDWPTIPQLYVDGELVGGCDIITEMFNSGELHETFGLEKPDRTPPEIEITDKAAEKIREFLDAYPGNHLHFSIDSGWDAQFQVGPKQGHEIETEAAGITVLMDLASAQRAKGAKIDWVESVQGEGLKLDLPGAPAAVKQMTPAELQERLNSGERLLVIDTRSEANRADKPLDFARPLDADLMAELKDGDLNQPLVFVCDVGVTSQQYAEHYRKQGYTQVYNLEGGAAAISG; the protein is encoded by the coding sequence ATGACTCTCGACCCCGCCGTTCGCGACCGAATTGAACAGCAGATCGCATCGCATCGCTATGTGCTCTACATGAAGGGCACGCCCAAGATGCCGCAATGCGGCTTCTCCGCCCGTGTGGCCGGCATGATCGATCAGCTGCTCGATGGTGATTACGCGGCCTACAACGTGCTCGAGGACGACTCGATTCGCGAAGGCATCAAGGTCTACGGCGACTGGCCCACCATTCCGCAGCTCTATGTCGACGGCGAGCTGGTCGGCGGTTGCGACATCATCACCGAGATGTTCAACTCCGGAGAACTGCACGAAACGTTCGGCCTGGAAAAGCCCGACCGTACGCCGCCCGAGATCGAGATCACCGACAAGGCCGCCGAGAAGATCCGCGAATTTCTCGATGCCTATCCCGGCAACCACCTGCATTTTTCCATTGACTCGGGCTGGGATGCCCAGTTCCAGGTCGGGCCGAAACAGGGCCACGAAATCGAGACCGAGGCCGCCGGCATTACCGTGTTGATGGACCTGGCCTCGGCGCAGCGGGCCAAGGGTGCGAAGATCGACTGGGTGGAAAGCGTGCAGGGCGAGGGACTGAAGCTCGACCTGCCCGGCGCCCCGGCAGCGGTCAAGCAGATGACCCCGGCCGAGTTGCAGGAACGACTGAACTCCGGCGAGCGTCTGCTGGTCATCGATACCCGCTCCGAGGCCAACCGCGCCGACAAGCCGCTGGATTTCGCCCGTCCGCTGGATGCCGACCTGATGGCCGAGCTCAAGGACGGCGATCTCAACCAGCCACTGGTATTCGTTTGCGATGTCGGTGTGACCAGCCAGCAGTACGCCGAGCATTACCGCAAGCAGGGCTACACCCAGGTCTACAATCTCGAGGGCGGTGCCGCCGCCATCAGCGGCTGA
- the gltB gene encoding glutamate synthase large subunit has product MKTLHQTDFERDSCGFGLIASLGDRAEHRILADALAALTRLTHRGAVAPDGKTGDGCGILIRLPGEFLRAVAGEDGIELGERFAVGMVFLSPDQHQEQRAVLERCLGDQALEVAGWRTVPINPDALGERAADTRPRIEQIFVNVPQELPRGDLGRRLFMARRHCENSIDPDSGFYVASLSAETVAYKGMVMPEYLSQFYPDLADQRLTTSAVVFHQRFSTNTLPRWELAQPFRMLAHNGEINTIRGNRNWTRARRKLLASPLLEEMGDLDEPVAMHGSDSSSLDNMVELLVTGGMPLPQAVRILMPPAWQTADNLDADLRAFYEYFTFHQEGWDGPAGLVMCDGRFAVCALDRNGLRPARWTLTTDRRLIVASETGVVDLDTREVKARGRLGPGQLLVADIESGELLDHRGVDEQLKNLHPWQEWLKSGVKYLDSELVDVHMAAEPFDKDTLATYQKMFNLSREERREVVQVLARTQSEAVGSMGDDTPMPVLSTRVRSIYDCFRQQFAQVTNPPIDSLRERIVMSLETGIGRKGNVFTPGPELAERVVLNSPVMSQRKLRQLINTPQLGVPSEFIDLNYPEDLPLEQAIDDLCQKASAAVDDGKLILLISDRYLKPGHLPVHALLATGAIHHHLLETGQRPQCNLIIETGTARDPHHFACLIGFGATAVYPYLVYQSLHAMVEAGEIESPENRVLELGRNFRRGIRKGLYKILSKMGISTIGSYRGAQLFEIIGMADEVVDKCFPGAVSRIQGVDFSDLQSDQQSLARWAWNKTVPIEHGGLYRYVHGAEYHAWNPDVTKALQHAAQTGSEDSYREFARLVNEREPATLRDLLDFTSPHAPIDIDQVEAAEDIVKRFDSAGMSLGALSPEAHEALAIAMNRLGARSNSGEGGEDPARYGTEKRSKIKQIASGRFGVTPEYLINAEVIQIKIAQGAKPGEGGQLPGHKVDKLIARLRFATPGVGLISPPPHHDIYSIEDLAQLIFDLKQVNPDALVSVKLVAEPGIGTIAAGVVKAYADLITVSGYDGGTGASPLTSVKYAGAPWELGLSEVRQVLMANDLRGQVRIQADGGLKTGKDVVKAAILGAESFGFGTAPMVALGCKYLRICHLNNCATGVATQNDILRKKHFIGLPEMVINYLMFVAREVREILAQLGVARIEDLIGRTEYLKRIEGLTLRQNKLDLSPLLATSGLSPDTAHYCLAERNPPHDTAELAGDIQADTTEAVKNGRGGRFAYPIRNSDRSIGARLSGEIATHWGNQGMAEHPIDIEFTGTAGQSFGAFNAGGLHLKLTGEANDYVGKGMAGGRIVLTPPEGIGYPARTTPIMGNTCLYGATGGELFAQGTAGERFAVRNSGAIAVIEGAGDHCCEYMTGGVVVVLGRTGINFGAGMTGGFAYVLDLDRGFVDRYNHELIDIRHIEPDSMENHVHHLRGLIMRHIELTGSEQAAWVLDDMRRLLPKFWLVKPKAAELDDLISALRDAA; this is encoded by the coding sequence TTGAAAACGCTCCATCAGACTGATTTTGAACGCGACTCCTGTGGATTCGGGCTGATTGCCAGCCTCGGAGACCGCGCCGAACACCGCATTCTTGCCGACGCGCTGGCCGCACTGACTCGCCTGACCCACCGCGGGGCCGTGGCTCCCGACGGCAAGACCGGCGACGGCTGCGGCATTCTCATTCGCCTGCCTGGTGAGTTCCTGCGCGCCGTGGCTGGCGAGGATGGCATCGAGCTGGGTGAGCGTTTTGCCGTGGGCATGGTGTTTCTGTCCCCCGATCAGCACCAGGAGCAACGCGCGGTGCTCGAGCGCTGCCTGGGTGACCAGGCGCTCGAGGTCGCCGGCTGGCGAACCGTCCCGATCAACCCGGACGCACTGGGTGAGCGTGCCGCCGACACCCGGCCCCGCATCGAGCAGATCTTTGTCAACGTCCCGCAGGAGCTCCCGCGCGGCGATCTCGGCCGGCGGCTGTTCATGGCCCGGCGCCACTGCGAAAACTCGATCGACCCGGATAGCGGGTTCTACGTCGCCAGCCTGTCGGCCGAGACAGTGGCCTACAAGGGCATGGTCATGCCCGAGTACCTCTCACAGTTCTATCCCGACCTGGCCGATCAGCGTCTGACCACCTCGGCCGTGGTATTTCACCAGCGTTTTTCCACCAACACCCTGCCACGCTGGGAGCTGGCACAGCCCTTTCGCATGCTGGCCCACAATGGCGAGATCAACACCATTCGCGGCAATCGCAACTGGACCCGGGCCCGGCGCAAGCTGCTGGCCTCGCCGCTGCTCGAGGAAATGGGCGATCTGGACGAACCCGTCGCCATGCATGGGTCCGACTCCAGCTCGCTGGATAACATGGTCGAGCTGCTGGTCACCGGCGGCATGCCGCTGCCCCAGGCCGTGCGCATCCTGATGCCGCCGGCCTGGCAGACGGCCGACAACCTGGATGCCGATCTCAGGGCCTTCTACGAGTATTTCACTTTCCACCAGGAAGGCTGGGATGGCCCGGCCGGCCTGGTCATGTGCGACGGGCGATTCGCCGTCTGCGCACTCGACCGCAACGGCCTCAGGCCGGCACGCTGGACGCTGACCACTGATCGTCGCCTGATCGTTGCTTCCGAGACCGGCGTGGTTGACTTGGACACCCGGGAGGTCAAGGCCCGCGGGCGCCTCGGGCCGGGACAACTGCTGGTCGCCGACATCGAATCGGGCGAACTGCTCGACCATCGCGGGGTCGACGAGCAACTCAAGAACCTGCATCCCTGGCAGGAGTGGCTGAAATCGGGCGTCAAGTACCTCGATTCCGAACTGGTCGACGTGCACATGGCCGCCGAACCGTTCGACAAGGACACGCTGGCCACCTACCAGAAGATGTTCAACCTGTCGCGCGAAGAACGTCGCGAAGTGGTCCAGGTGCTGGCGCGCACCCAGTCCGAGGCGGTGGGTTCCATGGGCGACGACACGCCCATGCCGGTGCTTTCGACCCGGGTCCGGTCCATTTATGACTGCTTCCGTCAGCAGTTTGCCCAGGTCACCAACCCGCCCATCGACAGCCTGCGCGAACGTATCGTCATGTCGCTGGAAACCGGCATCGGCCGCAAGGGCAACGTGTTCACCCCCGGCCCGGAGCTGGCCGAACGCGTGGTGCTCAACTCGCCAGTAATGAGCCAGCGCAAGCTAAGGCAGCTGATCAACACCCCGCAGCTGGGCGTGCCATCGGAGTTCATCGACCTGAACTACCCGGAAGACCTGCCGCTGGAGCAGGCCATCGACGATCTTTGCCAAAAGGCCAGTGCGGCGGTGGACGACGGCAAGCTGATCCTGCTGATCTCCGATCGCTACCTCAAGCCCGGCCACCTGCCGGTGCATGCCCTGCTGGCCACCGGCGCGATCCATCACCACCTGCTCGAGACCGGCCAGCGCCCGCAGTGCAACCTCATCATCGAGACCGGCACCGCCCGCGACCCGCATCACTTCGCCTGCCTGATCGGTTTCGGCGCCACCGCCGTCTACCCCTATCTCGTCTACCAGAGCCTGCACGCCATGGTTGAGGCCGGGGAAATCGAGAGCCCGGAGAACCGGGTGCTGGAGCTGGGTCGCAACTTCCGTCGCGGCATCCGCAAGGGGCTCTACAAGATCCTGTCGAAGATGGGCATTTCCACCATTGGCTCGTACCGCGGCGCTCAGCTGTTCGAGATCATCGGCATGGCCGACGAAGTGGTCGACAAATGCTTTCCGGGCGCGGTCAGTCGCATCCAGGGCGTGGACTTCTCCGACTTGCAATCCGACCAGCAATCGCTCGCGCGCTGGGCCTGGAACAAGACCGTGCCGATCGAACACGGCGGACTGTACCGCTACGTACACGGCGCCGAGTACCATGCCTGGAACCCGGACGTCACCAAAGCGCTGCAACATGCGGCACAGACCGGCAGCGAAGACAGCTATCGCGAGTTCGCCCGGCTGGTCAACGAGCGTGAGCCGGCCACGCTGCGCGACCTGCTCGATTTCACTTCACCGCACGCACCCATCGACATCGACCAGGTCGAAGCGGCCGAAGACATCGTCAAGCGATTCGATTCGGCCGGCATGAGCCTGGGAGCCCTTTCACCCGAAGCACACGAGGCGCTGGCCATTGCCATGAACCGGCTCGGCGCGCGCTCGAACTCCGGCGAGGGCGGCGAGGACCCGGCCCGCTACGGCACCGAGAAGCGCTCCAAGATCAAGCAGATCGCATCGGGCCGATTTGGCGTGACCCCGGAGTACCTGATCAATGCCGAGGTCATTCAGATCAAGATCGCCCAGGGCGCCAAACCCGGCGAGGGCGGCCAGTTGCCCGGCCACAAGGTCGACAAGCTGATCGCCCGGCTGCGCTTCGCCACGCCCGGTGTCGGCCTGATCTCGCCGCCGCCGCACCACGACATTTATTCCATCGAAGACCTGGCGCAGCTCATTTTCGACCTCAAGCAGGTCAACCCGGATGCACTGGTCTCGGTCAAGCTGGTGGCCGAACCCGGCATCGGCACGATTGCTGCCGGCGTGGTCAAGGCCTATGCCGACCTGATCACCGTGTCGGGTTACGACGGCGGCACCGGCGCCAGCCCGCTGACCTCGGTCAAGTACGCCGGCGCACCCTGGGAGCTGGGCCTGAGCGAGGTCCGCCAGGTGCTGATGGCCAATGACCTCAGGGGCCAGGTGCGTATTCAGGCCGACGGCGGACTCAAGACCGGCAAGGACGTGGTCAAGGCCGCCATTCTCGGCGCCGAAAGCTTCGGTTTCGGCACCGCGCCCATGGTGGCGCTGGGCTGCAAGTACCTGCGCATCTGCCACCTCAACAACTGCGCCACCGGAGTGGCCACGCAGAACGACATTCTGCGCAAGAAACACTTCATCGGGCTGCCCGAGATGGTGATCAACTACCTGATGTTTGTCGCCCGGGAAGTGCGCGAGATCCTGGCGCAACTGGGTGTGGCCCGGATCGAGGATCTGATCGGCCGCACCGAGTACCTCAAGCGCATCGAAGGCCTGACCCTGCGCCAGAACAAGCTTGATCTCTCGCCGCTGCTGGCCACATCCGGCCTCAGTCCGGACACCGCCCACTACTGCCTGGCCGAGCGCAACCCACCGCACGATACCGCCGAATTGGCCGGAGACATCCAGGCCGACACCACCGAAGCCGTGAAGAATGGCCGTGGCGGCCGGTTTGCATATCCGATCCGCAACAGCGACCGCTCCATCGGCGCGCGGCTATCGGGCGAGATCGCCACGCACTGGGGCAACCAGGGCATGGCCGAGCATCCCATCGACATCGAATTTACCGGCACGGCCGGGCAGAGTTTCGGCGCCTTCAATGCCGGCGGCCTGCACCTGAAACTCACCGGCGAGGCCAACGACTACGTCGGCAAGGGCATGGCCGGCGGTCGCATCGTGCTCACTCCACCCGAGGGCATCGGCTACCCGGCCCGCACCACGCCCATCATGGGCAACACCTGCCTGTACGGGGCGACCGGCGGCGAGCTTTTTGCCCAGGGCACGGCCGGCGAGCGCTTTGCCGTACGCAACTCCGGTGCCATTGCCGTGATCGAGGGCGCCGGCGATCACTGCTGCGAGTACATGACCGGCGGGGTCGTTGTCGTGCTCGGCCGCACCGGCATCAACTTCGGTGCCGGCATGACCGGCGGCTTCGCCTACGTGCTCGACCTCGATCGCGGCTTCGTCGACCGCTATAACCACGAGCTGATCGACATCCGCCATATCGAACCTGACAGCATGGAGAACCACGTCCATCACCTCAGGGGACTGATCATGCGGCATATCGAACTGACCGGCAGCGAGCAGGCCGCGTGGGTGCTCGACGACATGCGCCGGCTACTGCCCAAGTTCTGGCTGGTCAAACCCAAGGCCGCCGAACTCGACGACCTGATTTCCGCCCTGCGCGATGCGGCCTGA
- a CDS encoding type II toxin-antitoxin system Phd/YefM family antitoxin, with the protein MNTTNVREARKRLSALLDQVERGESVVISRRGKPVARLVAAHTEEPVRFPSRAKLRQSLPPAKESSAGTIRALREEERF; encoded by the coding sequence ATGAACACGACCAACGTTCGCGAAGCACGCAAGAGACTATCGGCCCTGCTCGACCAGGTCGAGCGTGGAGAGAGCGTGGTGATCAGTCGACGCGGCAAGCCCGTGGCCAGACTGGTTGCCGCCCACACAGAAGAGCCGGTTCGCTTCCCCTCGCGCGCCAAACTCCGGCAATCCCTGCCACCGGCGAAGGAATCTTCGGCCGGAACCATTCGGGCGCTGCGGGAAGAGGAGCGATTCTGA
- a CDS encoding type II toxin-antitoxin system VapC family toxin, translating to MLYFDTSAVLPYYRQEAASEAVESLLQAQSTPVLISDLVEVEFASALARWVRCGELDEPQAHRIEATFREDLNAGRFSRAPVTGRHFEQAREWLSRRKTALRTLDALHLACAQDCSARLVTLDAALAKAADFWGLDVQNPSSGWQ from the coding sequence TTGCTGTACTTCGACACCAGCGCCGTGCTGCCCTACTACCGCCAGGAAGCCGCCAGCGAAGCCGTGGAGTCTTTGCTGCAGGCGCAGAGCACGCCCGTGCTGATCAGTGACCTCGTTGAAGTCGAGTTCGCTTCGGCCTTGGCGCGCTGGGTGCGTTGCGGGGAACTGGACGAACCGCAGGCCCATCGCATTGAAGCCACTTTTCGCGAGGACCTCAATGCCGGGCGCTTTTCCAGGGCACCGGTGACGGGTCGTCATTTCGAGCAGGCCCGGGAGTGGCTGAGTCGTCGCAAGACCGCCTTGCGCACACTCGACGCTCTGCACCTGGCCTGCGCCCAGGATTGTTCAGCCAGGCTGGTCACCCTTGATGCAGCCCTGGCCAAAGCAGCAGACTTCTGGGGCCTGGATGTTCAAAACCCCAGCTCCGGCTGGCAATGA